The following coding sequences lie in one Syngnathus scovelli strain Florida chromosome 1, RoL_Ssco_1.2, whole genome shotgun sequence genomic window:
- the LOC125983291 gene encoding rho GTPase-activating protein 22-like → MELYCRLVETPTTASSCSTDPLYDNCPPLTQRGWDRGREMENRVAYPAETRPPGLCSPQTLLAPVASEFPTWVSEGRVPGGVPEHSYCGCRGTLGVLEHDPGINSARGRKTGDEQAGHWRDKFRLHYDPSPTPSTAHQSALSFYDNVPGPETVERIREVLEMESNFQEHFQEQAWAPEIREAEENDPWSESGSETQNQKIGHQQKPERDSVSCGFVQVDQMLQLQQSDSPQPHRQASWPQSEAQPPEETDWAHKVPPPLPLADPSASALRSLLTNIQQHLVRQHEVYEARILSLEERNKELQAEVVLLKTNLSRQRHWYQAVQAKITQSERERAAAELRNSALQKDMEQFFDTFGDLNNEAKKAENIIRSF, encoded by the exons ATGGAATTGTACTGTCGTCTTGTGGAGACCCCTACCACAGCCAGTTCCTGTTCCACGGACCCTCTGTACGACAACTGCCCACCTTTGACCCAGCGAGGGTGGGACAGGGGAAGAGAAATGGAAAATAGAGTTGCGTACCCTGCTGAAACCAGACCCCCTGGCCTCTGCAGCCCTCAGACTCTTCTGGCCCCTGTTGCGTCTGAGTTTCCCACATGGGTCAGTGAGGGAAGAGTGCCTGGCGGTGTGCCAGAACACTCCTACTGCGGTTGCAGAGGAACTTTGGGAGTACTGGAGCATGATCCGGGAATAAACTCAGCGAGAGGGAGAAAGACGGGGGACGAGCAGGCGGGACACTGGCGAGACAAATTTCGACTCCACTACGACCCCAGCCCAACACCAAGCACAGCCCATCAGAGTGCTCTCTCGTTTTATGATAACGTTCCTGGTCCGGAAACCGTTGAGCGCATCCGAGAAGTTTTGGAGATGGAATCAAACTTCCAGGAGCACTTCCAGGAACAAGCGTGGGCTCCTGAGATAAGAGAGGCTGAGGAGAACGATCCTTGGTCAGAAAGTGGTTCAGAGACCCAGAACCAAAAAATTGGGCATCAGCAGAAGCCTGAGCGGGACTCTGTATCCTGTGGATTTGTTCAAGTGGACCAGATGTTGCAGCTCCAACAGtcagattcacctcagccacaccGCCAGGCGTCTTGGCCCCAAAGCGAGGCGCAACCGCCGGAGGAGACTGACTGGGCTCACAAGGTGCCCCCTCCTCTACCACTCGCCGACCCATCTGCCAGCGCTCTTCGCAGCCTCCTCACCAATATCCAGCAGCACCTCGTTAGACAACACGAAGTTTATGAGGCCCGCATTCTCAG CCTAGAGGAGAGAAACAAGGAGCTGCAGGCGGAGGTAGTTCTGTTGAAAACCAATCTGTCACGGCAACGTCACTGGTACCAGGCTGTGCAAGCAAAAATCACACAATCGGAAAGAGAGCGGGCCGCCGCAGAGCTACGCAACTCAGCACTGCAGAAAGACATGGAGCAGTTCTTCGACACTTTTGGCGATCTTAACAACGAGGCGAAGAAGGCAGAAAACATCATCAGAAGCTTTTGA
- the mapk9 gene encoding mitogen-activated protein kinase 9, protein MSEAESQFYSVQVGDSTFTVLNRYQQLRAIGSGAQGIVCSALDTVLGISVAVKKLCRPFQNQTHAKRAYRELVLLKCVNHKNIIRLINVFTPQKSLEEFQDLYLVMELMDASLCQVIHMDLDHERMSYLLYQILCGIRHLHSAGIIHRDLKPSNIVVKSDCTLKILDFGLARTACTNFMMTPYVVTRYYRAPEVILGMKYKENVDIWSVGCIMGEMVKGSVIFQGTDHIDQWNKVIEVLGTPSLEFMNRLMETVRNYVINKPQYPGVSFAELFPDWAFPSDSEHDKLKTGQARDLLSKMLVIDPECRISVEEALNHPYIHMWYDPAEADAPPPQISDKQLEEREHSIEQWKELIYEEVIDWEERNKNGVMKEDCSDVVSSSASQSSSANDISSMSTEHTVASDTDSSSIDTLTGPLDESQ, encoded by the exons ATGAGTGAGGCCGAAAGTCAGTTCTACAGCGTTCAGGTGGGAGACTCCACCTTTACCGTGCTCAATCGCTACCAGCAGCTCCGAGCCATCGGTTCCGGGGCCCAAGGCATCGTTTG CTCTGCCCTAGATACAGTCTTGGGCATCTCTGTGGCAGTGAAAAAGCTGTGTCGGCCCTTCCAGAACCAGACGCATGCCAAACGTGCTTACAGGGAGCTGGTGTTGCTAAAATGTGTCAACCACAAAAAT ATTATCCGTTTGATCAATGTGTTCACACCTCAGAAGTCCCTAGAGGAATTCCAAGATCT ATATTTGGTGATGGAGCTGATGGATGCCAGCCTGTGCCAGGTGATCCACATGGACCTGGACCATGAGAGAATGTCTTACctgctttatcaaattctcTGTGGCATCAGACATCTGCACTCTGCTGGTATCATTCACAGG GACTTGAAGCCCAGTAACATTGTGGTGAAGTCAGATTGCACACTGAAGATCTTGGACTTTGGCCTGGCTCGGACGGCGTGCACCAACTTCATGATGACCCCATATGTGGTGACCAGATACTACAGGGCACCAGAGGTCATTCTGGGCATGAAATATAAGGAGAATG TGGACATCTGGTCTGTGGGGTGCATCATGGGGGAGATGGTAAAAGGCAGCGTCATCTTCCAAGGCACCGACC ACATCGATCAGTGGAACAAAGTAATTGAGGTTCTGGGCACGCCGAGTCTGGAGTTTATGAACCGTCTGATGGAGACGGTCAGAAACTACGTGATAAACAAGCCACAGTATCCAGGTGTCAGCTTTGCAGAGCTGTTCCCCGACTGGGCCTTTCCCTCGGACTCAGAACATGACAAGCTCAAGA CGGGTCAAGCTCGAGACTTGCTGTCCAAAATGCTCGTCATCGACCCCGAGTGCCGTATCTCCGTGGAGGAAGCCCTCAATCATCCCTACATTCACATGTGGTACGACCCCGCTGAGGCTGACGCG CCTCCTCCCCAAATTTCTGACAAGCAGCTCGAAGAGAGAGAGCACAGCATTGAGCAGTGGAAAG AGCTTATTTACGAAGAAGTGATAGACTGGGAGGAACGGAACAAGAATGGTGTTATGAAAGAGGATTGCTCAG ATGTGGTGTCCAGTTCGGCCTCGCAGTCGTCTTCGGCCAATGACATCTCATCTATGTCCACGGAGCACACGGTGGCCTCGGACACAGACAGTAGCAGCATCGACACGCTCACGGGGCCACTGGATGAGAGTCAGTGA